A single window of Brachyhypopomus gauderio isolate BG-103 chromosome 21, BGAUD_0.2, whole genome shotgun sequence DNA harbors:
- the mical1 gene encoding F-actin-monooxygenase mical1 isoform X1 produces the protein MLLGYHSHQKAGSLYTVQRLVGPAQHPVSMADQQKNVNQAHALFENFVAAQTCKDVRQTFADLCRHLEVDPKDYRHFYGRLKEKLNFWKAKELWQKIDKRASHPDYEQGKPCATTECLVLGAGPCGLRTAIELALLGARVVLLDKRRSFSRNNVLHLWPYTIRDLRNLGAKKFYGRFCSGSLDHISIRQLQLILLKLVLLLGVEVHMGVTFKGLVEPQESGATGWTASLHPPSHPVASYRFDVFISAGGGRFVPDGFKIKELRGKLAIGITANFINHHSAAEAQVQEISGVARIYNQKFFQNLHTERGIDLENIVYYKDDTHYFVMTAKKHSLLKKGVIKQDYGEAAQLLAPANVSQEALLQYAHDAAHFSTGGQLPKLDFALDHKGQPDVAAFDFTSMHRAENASMVRERYGHKILIGLVGDCLVEPFWPLGTGIARGFLAAFDTAWMVRSWAKGVPHLQLLAERESVYQLLSQTTPENTSKNYSTYSINPRSRYRNVNMFSIKPKQVKHLYDVDSHSDGSVLAKKKKGPFPSKKQDSLTRMADLMSWCQQHTAWCGRVEVKDFSQSWRSGLALCALIHHFRPSLIDMSSLDKNTAVDNNQLAFYILQREFGIEPIMSASDLASSKEIDQLSVVLYLTQVHNAFTQTPPPTERSNSKSASLARARSAVFFLNKLKHNSLQRRKERLAAEKEEREQNMRAEDDSQRPAPSAPATEAGTSEMCYFCHKHLYVVERGSAEGKFFHRGCFTCQQCGVTLRQGGYAFHSDTGKFFCEQHSEAMEENGEEKSEPVQADRAMGTQDGGSTHSEEEKSNESKNENDEEKEVNEPLQTRRSVRRKGSYKISIDPDCVEMTEPNSHADQEKQLAANGDQEPRNPGKPSALCGDWQLPVSEADRLQDGAEPFFPTAAPVPAPRGSRSTTPVPKPRTIHNVVPSTVFDPTLAVGHGAEPGSPPSQAELGSSPGQADSRPKQSLRKLQLTSEEKTQLVNLSFSQDSDPETPASSSAASTSSSSKPHDGGEEEGYWSGGGGHIRDKKNRRCFRRKGEPQQSAQSLQGRVRSKFSPWNLSSPRLQQRFSVLKVHRVAVSPQPDSEEEEDETDAVDDEDDEENGANEENLVSVDHYVDGQAVQLKLSEAERQELMKMRTLERRAKMSEMQRFRKAQSIQRRLEEIEVTFKDLEEKGVVLERSLRGEPGSDGSVMIDQWIDLVQQKNALVSEESDLMVASRQLELEDQQCVLELELRHCMETDDSEKTAEQQAEEEQILQKMLDVVDMRNSLVAFLEEKRLKEMSEEEQLGSSVVESRRCSASGAQVHWA, from the exons ATG CTTCTTGGCTATCATTCACATCAAAAAGCTGGAAGTCTATAT ACAGTTCAGAGGCTGGTAGGCCCAGCCCAGCACCCTGTCAGCATGGCTGACCAGCAGAAGAATGTCAACCAGGCTCATGCCTTGTTCGAAAACTTTGTGGCCGCTCAGACGTGCAAGGATGTTCGGCAGACCTTCGCTGACCTCTGTCGCCATCTAGAGGTGGACCCCAAGGACTACCGGCACTTCTACGGCAGGCTAAAAGAGAAACTCAACTTCTGGAAAGCTAAAGAGCTGTGGCAGAAAATTGACAAGAGGGCTTCCCACCCTGACTACGAACAGGGCAAGCCCTGCGCCACGACGGAG TGTTTAGTGCTGGGAGCAGGTCCGTGTGGGCTCCGGACCGCCATCGAACTGGCCTTGCTCGGTGCGCGGGTTGTCCTGCTGGACAAGAGAAGGTCCTTCTCTAGGAACAACGTTCTGCACCTGTGGCCCTACACCATCCGTGACCTACGCAACCTTGGCGCAAAAAAGTTCTACGGCCGGTTCTGCTCTGGCTCTCTCGACCACATCA gcatcCGTCAGCTGCAACTGATCCTACTGAAACTGGTTTTGCTTCTGGGGGTCGAGGTTCACATGGGAGTGACCTTCAAGGGCCTCGTGGAGCCCCAGGAGTCCGGGGCCACAG gCTGGACGGCCTCGCTTCACCCCCCGTCCCACCCTGTTGCCTCGTATCGCTTTGACGTCTTCATCTCTGCGGGCGGAGGGAGATTTGTTCCTGATG gCTTTAAGATAAAGGAGCTGAGAGGGAAATTGGCCATCGGGATCACTGCAAACTTCATCAACCACCACAGCGCAGCTGAAGCCCAGGTGCAGGAGATTAGTGGTGTGGCCCGAATCTACAACCAGAAGTTCTTCCAGAATCTCCACACAGAAAGGG GCATTGATCTTGAGAATATTGTCTACTATAAAGATGACACTCACTACTTTGTTATGACTGCCAAGAAGCACAGCCTTTTGAAGAAAGGGGTCATTAAACAG GACTATGGGGAGGCTGCACAGCTATTGGCTCCTGCTAACGTTAGCCAGGAGGCTTTGCTACAGTATGCGCACGACGCGGCTCACTTCTCGACCGGGGGCCAGCTGCCCAAACTGGACTTTGCGTTGGACCACAAGGGCCAGCCGGACGTGGCCGCGTTCGACTTCACCAGCATGCACCGCGCTGAGAACGCCTCGATGGTGAGGGAGCGCTACGGTCACAAGATTCTCATCGGCCTGGTCGGAGACTGCctagtggag CCGTTTTGGCCCCTGGGTACAGGCATTGCCCGCGGCTTCCTGGCTGCCTTTGACACGGCGTGGATGGTGCGGAGCTGGGCAAAAGGAGTGCCCCACCTGCAGCTTCTCGCCGAGAG GGAAAGTGTTTATCAGTTGCTATCGCAgaccactccagagaacaccagTAAGAACTACTCTACGTACAGCATCAATCCCCGATCACGTTACCGCAACGTCAATATGTTCTCCATCAAGCCCAAGCAA gtgAAACATCTGTATGATGTTGACAGTCATTCGGATGGCAGCGTGTTGGCAAAAAAGAAGAAAGGCCCTTTTCCTTCAAAAAAACAAG acTCCCTGACACGCATGGCAGACCTGATGAGCTGGTGTCAGCAGCACACGGCTTGGTGCGGTAGGGTCGAGGTGAAGGACTTCAGTCAGTCCTGGAGGTCCGGATTGGCTCTCTGTGCTCTGATCCACCACTTCAGACCCAGTCTCAT AGACATGTCCTCTCTGGACAAGAACACAGCAGTGGACAACAACCAGCTGGCGTTCTATATTCTCCAGAGAGAGTTTGGCATCGAGCCAATCATGTCTGCCAGTGACTTGGCGTCCAGCAAGGAGATTGACCAGCTGTCTGTGGTGCTCTACCTCACCCAGGTCCACAACGCCTTTACTCAGACGCCACCACCGACAG AGCGGTCCAATTCCAAGTCGGCGTCCCTGGCCAGAGCCCGATCTGCTGTCTTCTTCCTGAACAAGCTCAAGCACAACTCTCTCCAGAGGCGCAAG GAGCGGCTGGCAGCTGAGAAAGAAGAAAGGGAACAAAACATGAGGGCGGAAGATGACAGCCAACGC CCCGCCCCCTCTGCCCCCGCCACGGAGGCTGGCACCAGCGAAATGTGCTACTTCTGCCACAAGCACCTGTACGTGGTGGAGCGGGGCAGCGCCGAGGGCAAGTTCTTCCACCGCGGCTGCTTCACCTGCCAGCAGTGCGGGGTCACGCTGCGTCAGGGTGGCTACGCCTTCCACTCCGACACAG GAAAGTTCTTCTGTGAGCAGCATTCTGAAGCCATGGAGGAGAACGGGGAGGAAAAGTCCGAGCCGGTACAAGCAGATCGGGCCATGGGCACGCAG GATGGTGGGAGCACGCACAGCGAGGAGGAGAAAAGTAATGAGAGTAAAAATGAAAACGATGAAGAAAAAGAGGTGAACGAGCCTCTTCAGACGCGCCGCTCTGTGAGGAGAAAGGGCTCCTATAAAATCTCTATAGACCCAGACTGTGTTGAAATGACAGAGCCCAACTCTCACGCCGACCAAGAGAAGCAACTCGCAGCCAATGGTGACCAGGAACCCAGAAATCCTGGAAAACCGTCAGCACTGTGTGGTGATTGGCAGTTACCCGTGAGTGAGGCTGATCGCCTACAAGATGGCGCGGAGCCCTTTTTTCCCACTGCCGCCCCCGTGCCGGCCCCTCGTGGCTCCCGGTCGACCACCCCAGTCCCTAAACCCCGCACTATCCACAACGTGGTACCCTCAACCGTGTTTGACCCCACCCTGGCCGTGGGCCACGGGGCGGAGCCCGGAAGCCCGCCCTCCCAGGCCGAGCTCGGCAGTTCTCCCGGGCAGGCCGACTCCAGACCCAAGCAGTCACTGCGGAAGCTCCAGCTCACTAGCGAGGAGAAGACCCAGCTGGTGAACCTGAGCTTCAGCCAGGACTCTGACCCGGAGACACCGGCGTCGTCGTCGGCCGCCTCCACCTCCTCGTCCTCCAAACCCCACGAcggcggggaggaggagggctacTGGAGCGGTGGCGGCGGCCATATTCGTGATAAGAAGAACCGGCGGTGTTTTCGAAGGAAGGGTGAGCCCCAGCAGTCTGCTCAGAGCCTGCAGGGCCGGGTGAGATCCAAGTTCTCCCCCTGGAACCTGTCCTCGCCACGTCTGCAGCAACGATTCAGCGTCCTGAAGGTCCATCGCGTAG CAGTGTCACCTCAGCCAGAttccgaggaggaagaggatgaaacCGATGCCGttgatgatgaggatgatgaagagAACGGAGCGAATGAAGAGAATCTTGTGTCTGTGGATCATTACGTAGACGGCCAG GCTGTGCAGCTGAAGCTGTCggaagcagagagacaggagctgatgaagatgaggactCTGGAGCGAAGGGCCAAGATGAGCGAGATGCAGCGTTTCCGCAAAGCTCAG TCTATCCAGCGGAGGCTGGAGGAGATCGAGGTGACGTTTAAGgacctggaggagaagggagtggTGCTGGAGAGATCTCTCAGAGGAGAACCTG GTTCTGATGGTTCTGTGATGATAGACCAGTGGATTGATCTGGTCCAACAGAAAAACGCGCTGGTTTCTGAGGAGTCAGATCTCATGGTGGC GTCCAGACAACTGGAGCTGGAGGATCAGCAGTGCGTGCTGGAGCTGGAGCTGCGCCACTGCATGGAGACAGACG actctGAGAAGACGGCAGAGCAGCAGGCGGAGGAGGAGCAGATCTTGCAGAAGATGCTGGATGTGGTGGATATGAGGAACTCTCTTGTGGCCTTCCTGGAGGAGAAGAGACTTAAGGAGATGAGTGAGGAGGAGCAGCTGGGCTCCTCGGTTGTGGAGTCCAGGAGGTGCTCTGCTTCAGGAGCTCAGGTACACTGGGCATGA